From Melospiza melodia melodia isolate bMelMel2 chromosome 31, bMelMel2.pri, whole genome shotgun sequence, one genomic window encodes:
- the LOC134431214 gene encoding protein TESPA1-like — translation MSPGLGSGVRVVGDVLRRPSVPSSVPSGVPSLVPFPHRALQDRHLSPGDSTASGVPSGVPSSSSVAAVLAWWQSQCDAEEILLALGFVGREPGAAARVPPRFFSGPSRASGIDLGLFLRAQARRLQLEDPGLRLASRFQQVQALAATADAFLCLYSHVSRTALQRIAPAPPCRDSPDSAGRRLKRAVSSLCLYPGRGHGGDTPRGETPGPGGTPERCRGHGDTDTVSPRPPRAGTAWGHPGRGVWGRGGDTGDPRGGVTASCRVAGTAQRPPGLRPPGQPGLG, via the exons atgtccccagggct GGGGTCTGGGGTCCGTGTGGTTGGGGATGTGCTGAGGAGACCcagtgtcccttccagtgtccCCTCCGGTGTCCCCTCCCTTGTCCCCTTCCcgcacagggctctgcaggaccGGCACCTGAGCCCTGGTGACAGCACGGCCTCCGGTGTCCCCTCCGgtgtccccagcagctccag CGTGGCCGCGGTGCTGGCCTGGTGGCAGTCCCAGTGTGACGCCGAGGAGATCCTGCTCGCCCTGGGCTTCGTGGGCCGCGagccgggggcggcggcgcgggtCCCCCCCCGCTTCTTCTCGGGCCCGTCCCGCGCCAGCGGCATCGACCTCGGGCTCTTCCTGCGGGCCCAGGCGCGGCGCCTGCAGCTGGAGGATCCGGGCCTGCGGCTGGCCA GTCGCTTCCAGCAGGTCCAGGCCCTGGCCGCCACGGCCGACGCGTTCCTCTGCCTCTACTCGCACGTGTCGCGGACCGCCCTGCAGCGCatcgcccccgccccgccctgtCGCGACAGCCCCGACAGCGCCGGGCGGCGCCTGAAGCGCGCGGTGTCCTCGCTGTGCCTCTacccggggaggggacacggcggTGACACCCCCCGGGGGGAGACCCCCGGCCCGGGCGGGACCCCCGAGCGCTGCCGGGGACACGGCGACACGGACACGGTGTCCCCGAGGCCACCCCGAgcggggacagcttggggacacccaggCCGGGGGGTCTGGGGGCgcgggggggacactggggaccctcGGGGCGGTGTCACCGCGTCCTGCAGGGTGGCGGGCACCGCCCAGAGACCCCCGGGGCTGCGACCCCCGGGCCAGCCCGGCCTCGGC
- the LOC134431342 gene encoding protein TESPA1-like has protein sequence MGAGRGRGGQEEAAAAAHGAWRGTGRCPHTPGTGTPPAMEGPSVLGPCSWQRRRAWARHGRGCRSPEGERDQEEEEEEEEEEEAAAVPWEPPEPDRAVLEGRPCCRVRTRLQDCE, from the exons atgggggccgggcggggccggggggggcaggaggaggcggcggcggctgccCACGGGGCctggaggggcacagggaggtgCCCACACACCCCTGGAACCG ggacccccccggcCATGGAGGGACCCTCGGTGCTCGGGCCCTGCTCGTGGCAGAGGCGCCGCGCGTGGGCCCGGCACGGCCggggctgccgcagccccgagggcGAGCGggaccaggaggaggaggaggaggaggaagaggaggaggaggcggccgcTGTCCCCTGGGAGCCACCAGAGCCGGACCGCGCTGTCCTGGAAG GACGTCCCTGCTGCAGGGTCCGGACGCGGCTGCAGGACTGCGAGtga
- the LOC134431276 gene encoding protein phosphatase 1 regulatory subunit 1A-like — translation MEPNSPRKIQFTVPLLEPHLDPEAAEQIRRRRPTPANLVLSSDQSSPEIDEDRLPNPLLKSGLAMSPRQRKKVSRSTPTMKELQMMVEHHLCKQAQGGDDDDEVAATARCHRGGDTEPEHRHSPGPASADGTPQAGTPRAGTPQAGTPQAGTPRAGTPGAVRRSRAEDGTHIEPGDSAGSGH, via the exons ATGGAGCCCAACAGCCCCCGCAAGATCCAGTTCACGGTCCCGCTGCTGGAGCCGCACCTGGACCCGGAGGCGGCCGAGCAG ATCCGGAGGCGCCGCCCGACCCCGGCCAACCTGGTCCTGAGCAGTGACCAATCGTCCCCAG AGATCGACGAGGACCGGCTGCCCAACCCCCTGCTGAAG TCCGGCCTGGCCATGTCCCCCCGGCAGAGGAAGAAGGTGTCCCGCAGCACCCCCACCATGAAAG AGCTGCAGATGATGGTGGAGCATCACCTGTGCAAGCAGGCGCAGGGCGGCGACGACGACGACGAGGTGGCGGCCACCGCCCGCTGCCACCGCGGCGGGGACACCGAGCCAGAGCACCGgcacagccccggcccggcctcgGCCG ATGGGACCCCCCAAGCGGGGACACCCCGGGCCGGGACCCCCCAGGCCGGGACCCCCCAAGCAGGGACCCCCCGGGCCGGGACCCCCGGGGCCGTGCGGCGCAGCCGGGCTGAGGACGGGACCCATATAGAGCCTGGGGACAGCGCGGGCAGCGGCCACTAG
- the LOC134431312 gene encoding LOW QUALITY PROTEIN: dual specificity calcium/calmodulin-dependent 3',5'-cyclic nucleotide phosphodiesterase 1B-like (The sequence of the model RefSeq protein was modified relative to this genomic sequence to represent the inferred CDS: deleted 1 base in 1 codon) has product MEPPRSLPGLERERAALDAAGGCPSPLDARAVPGRKVWVKLRALLRFLLKQLEAGEVNVEELKRNLEYAASLLEAVCIDETRQVLDTEDELRDMGSDAAVPSEVRDWLAATFTQQARAKGRRAEEKPKFRSIVHAVQAGIFVERMFRRMYTAVGPSYSSSVLNCLKGLDQWCFDVFSLHRAAEEHSLRTVVFELFTRHNLNSRFKIPGAFLTSLLEALEGGYGKFRNPYHNQVHAADVTQTVHCFLLRTGMLHCLSEIELLAIVFAAAIHDFEHTGTTNSFHIQTKSDTAILYNDRSVLENHHISAVFRLMQDEELNIFVNLTKDEFAELRALVIEMVLATDMSCHFQQVKSMKTALQQLERLDKAKVLSLLLHAADISHPTKQWAVHSRWTKALMEEFFRQGDKEAELGLPFSPLCDRTSTLVAQSQIGFIDFIVEPTFSVLTDVAEKLVTPLPEDGSKAKGNPAATQQPSSQWRQPSLDEHLEDIKADLAGFRSTWTKHIQENKQKWKERAASGITNQASIDELSPCEEPAATTGTHSENGDVD; this is encoded by the exons ATGGAGCCGCCGCGGAGCCTCCCGGGGCTGGAGCGGGAGCGGGCGGCGCTGGACGCGGCC GGGGGGTGCCCGTCCCCGCTGGACGCCAGGGCCGTGCCCGGCAGGAAGGTCTGGGTCAAGCTGCGGGCGCT GCTCCGTTTCCTGCTCAAGCAGCTCGAGGCGGGCGAGGTGAACGTGGAGGAGCTGAAGCGCAACCTGGAGTACGCGGCGTCGCTGCTGGAGGCCGTGTGCATCGACGAGACCAG GCAGGTGCTGGACACGGAGGACGAGCTGCGGGACATGGGCTCGGACGCGGCCGTGCCCTCCGAGGTGCGCGACTGGCTCGCCGCCACCTTCACGCAGCAGGCGCGGGCCAAGGGCCGCCGCGCCGAGGAGAAACCCAAATTCCGCAGCATCGTGCACGCCGTGCAGGCCGGCATCTTCGTGGAGAG GATGTTCCGCCGGATGTACACGGCCGTGGGGCCCAGCTACTCCTCCTCCGTCCTCAACTGCCTGAAG ggcctggACCAGTGGTGCTTTGACGTGTTCTCGCTGCACCGCGCGGCCGAGGAGCACTCGCTGCGCACGGTGGTGTTCGAGCTCTTCACCCGCCACAACCTCAACAGCCGCTTCAAG ATCCCCGGCGCGTTCCTGACGTCGCTGCTGGAGGCGCTGGAGGGCGGCTACGGAAAGTTCCGGAACCCCTACCACAACCAGGTGCACGCGGCCGACGTCACCCAGACCGTGCACTGCTTCCTGCTGCGCACCGGCATGCTG cactgcctgtCCGAGATCGAGCTCCTGGCCATCGTCTTCGCCGCCGCCATCCACGACTTCGAGCACACGGGGACAACGAACAGCTTCCACATCCAGACCAA gtCGGACACGGCCATCCTGTACAACGACCGCTCGGTGCTGGAGAACCACCACATCAGCGCCGTGTTCCGCCTGATGCAGGACGAGGAGCTCAACATCTTCGTCAACCTCACCAAGGACGAGTTCGC cgAGCTGCGGGCGCTGGTCATCGAGATGGTCCTGGCCACCGACATGTCCTGCCACTTCCAGCAGGTCAAGTCCATGAAGACGgcgctgcagcagctggagag gctggacaaggccaaGGTGCTGTCGCTGCTGCTGCACGCGGCCGACATCAGCCACCCCACCAAGCAGTGGGCGGTGCACAGCCGCTGGACCAAGGCGCTCATGGAGGAGTTCTTCCGGCAG GGGGACAAGGAGgccgagctggggctgcccttctCGCCCCTCTGCGACCGCACCTCCACGCTGGTGGCCCAGTCGCAGATCG ggtTCATCGACTTCATCGTGGAGCCGACGTTCTCGGTGCTCACCGACGTGGCCGAGAAGTTGGTGACGCCGCTGCCCGAGGACGGCTCCAAGGCCAAGGGCAACCCCGCGGCCACCCAGCAGCCCAG CTCGCAGTGGCGGCAGCCGTCCCTGGATGAGCACCTGGAGGACATCAAGGCCGACCTGGCCGGGTTCCGCTCCACCTGGACCAAGCACATCCAGGAGAACAAGCAGAAGTGGAAGGAGAGGGCGGCCAGCG GCATCACCAACCAGGCGTCCATCGATGAGCTGTCCCCGTGCGAGGAGCCCGCGGCCACCACCGGGACACACAGCGAGAACGGGGACGTGGATTAG